The following proteins are co-located in the Heteronotia binoei isolate CCM8104 ecotype False Entrance Well chromosome 21, APGP_CSIRO_Hbin_v1, whole genome shotgun sequence genome:
- the ITPK1 gene encoding inositol-tetrakisphosphate 1-kinase isoform X2 encodes MQDERICSPPFMELTSTYGEDTLQQIEKSGIEFPFICKTRVAHGTNSHEMAIIFNQEGLKAIQPPCVIQSFINHNAVLYKVFVVGESYSVVKRPSLKNFSAGISDRESIFFNSHNVSKPESSSVLTALDKIEGVFERPNDEVIRAISKALQQALGVSLFGIDIIINNQTGQHAVIDINAFPGYEGVSEFFTDLLNHIAAVLQGQAPEAPQLNRSKHLAEQTGSLAGERTCCASNGCRSMVGKDPWIVDSEATPSVKLQHQRLGCNSAVSPSFQQHCVATLATKASSQ; translated from the exons ATGAGAGGATCTGTTCTCCACCATTTATGGAACTGACAAGCACATACGGAGAAGATACCTTGCAGCAAATAGAGAAGAGTGGAATAGAATTCCCATTCA TTTGCAAGACAAGAGTGGCCCATGGAACCAACTCTCATGAA ATGGCTATCATATTCAACCAGGAAGGCCTGAAGGCTATTCAGCCCCCCTGTGTGATTCAGAGCTTCATCAACCATAACGCTGTCCTCTATAAAGTCTTCGTGGTTGGAGAGTCATACAGCGTGGTGAAGAGGCCGTCTCTCAAGAACTTCTCAGCCGGCATTTCAG ATAGAGAATCGATATTTTTCAACAGCCACAATGTATCAAAGCCAGAATCCTCATCAGTCCTAACAGCA CTCGATAAAATAGAAGGTGTGTTTGAAAGGCCGAACGACGAGGTCATACGAGCGATCTCGAAGGCGCTGCAGCAGGCCCTAGGGGTGTCTCTCTTTGGGATTGACATCATCATTAACAATCAGACTGGTCAACATGCTGTGATTGACATCAATGCATTCCCAG GTTATGAGGGCGTCTCGGAATTCTTCACGGATCTCCTCAACCACATAGCTGCCGTCCTGCAGGGGCAAGCACCCGAGGCACCCCAGCTGAACCGGAGCAAGCACCTGGCCGAACAGACCGGCAGCTTGGCAGGGGAGCGGACATGCTGCGCGAGCAACGGCTGCCGGAGCATGGTGGGCAaagacccttggatcgtggacaGCGAGGCCACCCCCTCAGTCAAGCTTCAGCACCAGAGACTAGGTTGCAACTCGGCTGTCTCTCCCAGCTTCCAGCAGCACTGCGTGGCCACATTGGCAACGAAAGCTTCCTCTCAATAA